ACAGCAGCGGGCCCACGTGATTAGACCTGGCTTAACCCTTCCGGCTCCGGTCAGTATAAACACTGGTCCCGGGCCGCGCTCAGAACAGCGGGTGGCGGCGTGAGAACGCGGAATACCGACCTCAGGCGTCCGGACCAGCACGGGCATGCGCACTGCAGATTCTCCGCTGCCAGTGACCTGAAGGGTGAATGATACACGTGACGGCCATTCTCTTCTCTCATTGGCTCACTAGAGATGGCGGCTCGGAGATACTTGTAGTTACTCATATTACTTCCGGAGGCGGAGACGACGAGGAAAGCCGGAGGTGACATTCAGCATGGCGGCCTCCTGGGTGGCTCTCGGACGTAGCTGTGTCCGCGGTGTGGTGGGGAAGGGCGTGTGTGGAGCCGTATGTCCCGGGAGACAGCTCGGCAGCGCAGTGTCTGGGGAGAAGGTCACCCACACTGGACAGGTCATTGCTTTTCTGTAGCCTCGCCCTGGTCTGTGAGAGCTGAGCGTGCCCGTCGGTCCCTGCCATGTACTGACCCCGGTACAGGCCGGAGGCCATTGTGCTGCTTCTCTTTCTTTGCTCTGTGCTATAGCTTCTTTTTTTAGCTTCATTGTTTACCTCGTTGCCAAGGCGACCAGCCACTTGCTGTAGTGGCTGAGCATGCGCAGTCATTACAGGACTCTTACACTGTGGTTGGCTGCCCCCTCTCTCTCACAATAATGGGGTTTTCCGCTAGCTGGGTATCCCCTTATTAAATGAAGCAGTCGTCCATGAATTACAAATCCCACGTGTGTCAGTCATGCTGGTGCTGGGTCTTATGGGTTAGAGCGACATTGTGCCATGtgtgccctgcagccaatcagcagatgCTACTGAGCCGCTGCGCTGGCACCTTTCCGCTTGTTTGCCAATAGCGGGCGCTGATGGGCATCACGACCCCCTGCAGACCAGACATGGAAGACGAGTGCTGGTTTAGTTTTACAAGGGGGAGTTACTTTCTTTATAAAGGGGGTGTCCAGGCAATCCACCGCCCCTATATTCACTGTAGACCAGGACCAGGTGTACACATGTAGTCTCTACCCTGCTGCCATTATCAGGGCTTGTACACTGTTCACTGCGCATCAAAGGGAGGATTGTAGCAGCCATGCTAGTATAGCACCCTGTCACGTTCCCAGCACTTCTGATGGGGCAGAGGTGGACAAGGGTGCCTCAGAGAGTGCCATATTCTGAAGATTGTGGCAGAATCCTTAGCTCATACATTGTCCATCCAGTATCTTACATCCATATTTATGAGCCAAAACCAGGCATGGAACAACACCGAAAAACTAAGGTGGAGCGATTTGTACCTCTCCTGTGAGATGGAGCCACTCCTGGTATTGTCTGACCAATACAGAAGAGTCCTTGTGCGACCGCTATCAAATATTACACTTAACCACTTCATTAGCATAGGTCTGTAATAAATGCTGCACATATGTAAGAAACAGCACAGACCTGTATACATGTCTAGTAATCACTATATAGGAATGAACGTCAAAGTGATATGCCTCTTGTAATGTGGTATGAAAAGGCGAGGGCCATATCCGCCCCGCCGTGTGGTGGCTGGTACATCAGTATAGCACAGAAGCAGGTGTGCAATAGTGTAGTAAGCGCTTTTCCATGCAGTGATGCCTAGTGGAAAGTCCTGGACTCTGTATTGCTATCTACGCTGGGACCCTGTGGGTGGGGGAACACTAATGCATTGGAAGCAGGCATCCATTTAATGCATGTCTCTGCAAATGCTCTAAAAGGAGGTTGAAATGTGATTTGAGCTAGGCTTAGAAGCTCGGATgtattcttctttttcttttttcttttttaacaatatATCATAATATCCATTTGTTCCTGCAGCTTCGGGAATTTACCTTGTGGCATTTTACCATTTCTTGCTTTGCATAGCCACTATTGTACACTTACATGTCCACACAGAACCACATGAGAATTCATTTATGACAGAAACCGGTGTAATCGTTACTCTGTGCTTGCTCATAGCGGGTGTAGGGTTTAATTCCTATGACCTGGACAGGCAGAGATCACCAGGGCAAGCGCTCACCCCAGCGTTTTGGGGATAAAGACTGGTGTGCGACATGCCAGACTTGCTAAATTGACCAATTGGCATTTTCACTGGATATTTCTTCACTTTCTATTACAAAAACTAGACACAATGTATCAGAGATGTGGCCTTGGTGTATTCATAGTTACTCTGCTGTGACGTCTTTGTGGTTATGTATGTGTGTAAAGTGGGCTATTTATCCAGTACTCACAGTGACATTAGTCTTTATTGTTTAGGTGTTTGATGAAGGCGACTACAGAAGAGTAAGATTTGTCGGAAAGCAGAAAGAGGTAAAGCCTGAGCAAAATGTCTGTTTTTATATAACATCAATGCATGTAGAGTTGTGCGGCCTTCATTTAGAGGGGTTGTCCTGGACTGatctattgatgacctatctgcaTGTGATGTGAAATAACCCTCACCAGTAACAGTTAATTAGAAGTGTTCAACGTGAAATACAAAATGTACGTCAGATACCCAACATATTGGATGAATGAGGGTCGCTTGACTACTGTACTGCAAGGTATTCAGTGACCGCTTATGTTCCGCCTCACAGAACAGAGCACCCCTTTTCTTCTCCCACTTGTGCTCCCAGAAACAGTATATTTGACATGGACCCAAAGCTTCATGGGTGTGTTCACACAAAGGAGCAGATTTGTTAATGGGAACCTATCCTGTCAGCAAACGTTATTAACTTGCATATGTGAAGCGAACCCGCAGATTGATAGAGTTCTAAAGCCATGATGCCGCCAAAACCGAAGGCCTTGCTGTCAGGAGGAAATTAACTGCCAGCAGACCCGGGCTTTCAGTCCTAGAGGTATGgctgcagtcaccgctcagtacagtGAGAGGCTTCTTGTAACCTCCACACTCGCTGATGGCCGGCTCTGCAGGGTAAACTCGTATCTGCAGGCTGATAATTAAAATCCAAATAGACTGATCATTTGCAAAGTATGCACTTACCGTATTAATTATATAAAGAATGGTGCCAAGTTCATAGAACCTAGTACTGTATGAAGGTGTCTTGATTTTCTCCAAACACCTGCTGTGGGTGACATTAGCATATTCCGTGCACCGTACTCTTAGTATAATTGGAGTGGTCATTCCTAGCAGCCAATCAGGTCTAGTGCTTTACAAACGTGTCCGATGTAATGGAAATTTAGTTTAGGCTGCTTTTACATGACAGTGACATGAGTTAGTCCAAGTCAGAAGAtacagcgctccagccgggtgtagtAATCAAGTAGAAAAGGTCTTTATTCAGCCATGATAAAGCGACCTTTCGACCACATATTGGTcattttcaagcatacaaaatggtgtcctaggctgtcttaaatagtgtggataccacgcagggcaccaatcactatcAAGTCACAGCCCACATTAAAATACCATACAACAATATAGCAAATAACAGACATCAGACACTAGTATATAGGTAAATCTTATATGAACATACCATCACCACATAAATCAATATAGtaatcaaaatacaaatataaatcaaTGCTTTGTTTTATCCTATAATCCACAAATCCACTGGATGCATCTTCGTTCCCATAGAGATCTTCCACCAATAGATCACTTTCAGTTGCAGACTTCCTGTTTAGTTGGAACCAATAGAGACTATCGGCGCCAAAAGGACAGACAACCTATCCACTACCTTCATATAACATGGTGCTACTCTATTAACCAATCCAGCATATTAACTTATCATTAGCATGCTTACATCATCGCCCAGACGTGGCGCGCATCCGCGTCACACAACAACGGTCACATGTGACCGCCACTCAGACCGGTTACCCGGGGGACGCCAGTAAACGACATGGCGCTTCCCCGGTGATCAATCCGATACACCTACTTTCATTAAGCTTGCCCATATCAACATAATGCGTCCATAACCCGGCAGTAGCACTGAACTGCGGATTGCGATGAAGGCCACAGTACATATGAGCAAGCGCATCGCGCTACAGCAGTGCTCCACCTCATGTTACGATGGAAACACACCTAAACGCGACACTAGCCTGCATCACATAACAGTGGCCACCTACGATCCCCTTTCAGACCAGCTGCTCGGGAGGCGCAAATGAGTTACAAATAAAGAACCACAACATTAAAGGGAAGAACTTACAAGAGGGAACATAATAGCTTAAAAAGGAACAAAATCATACAAATCAACAATAGGACAACACAGTGGAAAAAATCACACGTTTAACAAACCTAATGGGACATTCAGAATATAGACAGGAGGCAGCAGATCTAGCATCTCCATGCTTTGTATATGATATATTCCCTGTGCAAATTATACACATGCAAATCTTGAATCCTCCGTCCACCGACTATCACATTCATTGTCCATATCtaataaaacaaaaacatataTTAAAACACATATAGATACACCCGTGTCATAAAACCAACATAAAAACAATGACGACAACAACCTTAAGAGAGGAATCCTCATATATTAAGGGGTACACATATGTAAATTAAAATCTATATTCAAACCCCTAGGTTGTAATGAGCCCAGTGTATAGATCCATCTCATTTCCTTAGTCTTAAGCATCCGTAATGTATCCCCTCCCCTTCTTAAGGTTGGAACACTATCTATGACTCTAAATTTTAATTGATTTACCGATTGTTTGCTCTCCAGAAAATGTCTGGGGACCGGCAATTCAGTAAGCCCCGTCCTGATGGTACTTTTATGCTTACTGATGCGGGCCCTCACTTCCATAGTGGTCTCTCCAATATATGTAAGGCCACAGGGACAGGTAATCATATAGATGACATAACTTGATGTACAGGTATATCGCTCTTTTAAATAGATCTTCCTCCCAGTATGGGGATGACAAAGAAATCTCCTTTCAACATATTGTTGCAGCAAGCACAACCAAGACATGGGAAATTCCCATTTCTTGGCGCGCTTAAAGTCTGTTGACCTGACACCTTGGATGTACCAAAATCTGATCTAACCAATTTGTCACCCAAATTCCTTCCTCTCCTATAGGACATCATAGGAAATGATCTAAAGCCTGAGACCTGGGGTAAACCACGTTGTAAGAGGGCCCAATGTTTTTTTATGAtcccactaaggctacgttcacatttgcgttgtgcgccgcagcgtcggcgccgcagcgcgcaacgcaaacaaaaacgcagcaaaacgcatgcacaacgctgcgttttgcgccgcatgcgtcgtttttttcattgaatttggacgcagcaaaaatgcaacttgctgcgtcctctgcgacccgacgcgggcgccgcagcgacgcatgcggcgcaaaacgcaagtgcgccgcatgtccatgcgcccccatgttaaatataggggcgcatgacgcatgcggcgccgctgcggcgcccgacgctgcggcgctggccgcaaatgtgaacgtagcctaatacggtTACTGACCGAACTATATGTGGATACAAATGGGATACGTTCACACGAACGTTTCATGGAGGTTTTCTTTCGGACACTATCACGTGAAGAGTTTCGGGCCTTTGTTTTGAACTCATCCACTCCTTTTTTAGGATACCCTCTTACCACAAATTTAGAGCACATGTCTTTTAACCGTTGATCCACCATATTCTCATCAGACACTATCCTACGTACTTTTAATAGTTGACTCCAGGGGAGTGATTCCACCATCCTCCTTGGATGATTACTGTCAAGAAACAACAAACTGTTCCTATCCGTCTCTCTTTTACGAAAATATCGGTCCTCAATCTACCTCCATCCTTGTAAACCAAAGTGTCCAAGAATTGTATTTGGACTGTTGAGTGTGTTAACGTAAACTGTAATTCTGAGTATACTCCATTGAGGCTGTCATGAAAGTCTCCCAATTCTGTCAAGCTGCCATCCCATATCACCAACATATCGTCAATGtaacgccaccaggctctgacgtggcgtcAGAGGTTGGATTGGTACACAAACCTGTCCTcaaataccgccatgtagatgttagcataggttggggccacattggaccccatggcggtacctctcaACTGAAGGTAatactcatccccaaagaggaaataattcctcctgaggatgagctccaacagtgtgaggacaagctgtgcacactctggggccacgtcagagcccgatagcgcaCAACAAACAGCCTCAAGGCCTTTCTCATGTTCAATCGATGTGTACAATGATGTCACATCGAACGATGCCAAAATGGAAGTATCTGAAATTGTCACATCCTCAATTTTATCAAGGAAATAATTTGTGTCTCTAATAAAAGACCGCGCTGACACAGCAAAGGGGCGTAACACTCGATCCAGAAAGATGGCGGTTTTACTGAATAATGAACCCCTCCCCCGAAACGATCGGTCTACCCGGGGGTTGAATAaatccttgtggattttaggtaacACATATAGCACTGGTATAACCGGTGCATCCACAATCAAGAACTCAGACAgcttgtggtcaatgagtcccatggCTAGGGAGTCACTGACCACAAGCTGTAATTCCCTTTGAAAACGCAAAGTAGGATTACAAGATAACTTCTCATATACAAGGTGGTCACCCAATTGTCTAAGTATTTCAGCGTTATATTTGGAACTATCGATAATAACCACTGCCCCGCCTTTATCGGCTCTTTTGATGGTTAACGCAGTGTTGTCTGCCAGATTGCTCATGGCTTTCTTTTCAGCCAATGTCATATTTTGATACACTGGAGGTTTATAggtgttttttaatttttcaacTTCACTCTGTATCAATTCAATATACGACTCAATAAAGTGATTTCTAGTAGGTGGCTGAAACATACTCCTATTATATAATCCTAATTCCTTTAAACAAAAACCTTGTGTAGAATTATTACATCCGTATTTATACTATTGGTTTTATCAGAAAAATAGGATGACAATCTCagcctcctaaaaaaaaaaaagcttgtaagTCAATCTCTATTCCAAACCAATCCGGGTTATTTGACGGACAAAAAGACAGTCCCTTAGATAAAATCTTAAGTTCAATCTCTGACAATATAGTAgatgaaatatttaccaccagTTCTTTGTTATCTGTCAATTGTTCTTCATATTCCTCGTTTTCATTGTGGCTGTTCTCCCTTGTCTCTGTTCTCTGGGATGTCCTTTGGTTCCTGTGCTTACGGCCGCCTCTCCGACCACGTTTCCTGGGGTAGTTTTGTCCATCCTTTCTGGCTCTAAAAAATGAGCTCCCTTCATTCCTCCCATATTGGAATCATCTATAGAGTCAGATTCAGCTGTGGTAAACCCAAAATTAGAATATTTCCTCTCCTGTGGTTTCCTACGTCTCCTGGACGTCATGGGTTTACCTCTTCTGGTATTATTGGAGAATTGGCCGGGCCCCATGTGCCAGGAGAAAACACGGCCCACCTTGTAATCCTCCATGTCTCTAAACCACTTAGTTCTTTTAGTGGTTTCAACGTCAGTTCTAAATTTAGCCAGATTCTCATCAGTTTTAAGGGAACCCCAATCCTGTGCTGTCAGCTGTGTCTTCAACTGATCTTCCCATTCagcaatatttatttttattatgtcCAATTCTTTATTCAAAAACTCAATATTGAGTAACATAATATCAAATGAAAATTTATTTGAGATAGCCTCAAATTTTGTACAGAATTGTGTGTTGTCAGGAAGAAGGGTTGGCCTTAAATATGGCCGCAACCCACGTGGGATCCTTCTAACCTTGAAATATTCTGTCAAGGTCATGGCATGGAGTTCAAATGAAATGAACCTCCTCTTTTCATTCTCCCATTTCCTCCTCAACATATCAGTCGTTGGTTTACTTAAAAATGTAATATCCATTTTAGAGCCAGATAGTATTCGTGTTGCGTCGTCATCAGTATATGAAAAAGTCATGGCAATATCAGTCACCCATCTCTATATTAGTAGTAGCATCCACCATTatggtttgggtgcacgtcagtctGGGTTTAGTCCAACATATGCAATAGAAAAGTGTCTGACCGCACTCACTTATTGGGGCTGCCTCCTGTCTATATTCCGACTCCCATTATGTTTGtcaaacgtgtttttttttttccactttgttGTCCTATTGTTGATTTGTATGATTTTGTTCCTTTTTAAGCTATTATGTTCCCCCTTGTAAGTTCTTCCCTTTAATGTTGTGGTTCGTTATTTGTAACTCATTTGCGCCTCCCGAGCAGCTGGTCTGAATGGGGATCGTAGGTGGCCACTGTTATGTGATTGCAGGCTAGTGTCGCGTTTAGGTGTGTTTCCATCGTAACATGAGGTGGAGCACTGCTGTAGCGCGATGCGCCTGCTCATATGCACTGTGGCCTTCATCGCGATCCGCAGTTCAGTGCTACTGCCGGGTTATGGACGCATTATGTTGATATGGGCAAGCTTAATGAAAGTAGGTGTATCGAATTGATCCCCAGGGAAGCGCCATGTCGTTTACTGGCGTCCCCCGGGTAACCGGCAGATGCGCGTCACGTCTGGGCGTGGCTCCATTCCAATCATGTGATGGAGCACGGCGGGGACGTGGTGCTCCTGCGCTCACACACTATGGTCTGTATGATGATCGGCGACTCAGCGGTGATGCCGGTAAGAGAACGCTGGGCGATGATGTAAGCATGCTAATGATAAGTTAATATGCTGGATTGGTTAATAGAGTAGCGCCATGTTATATGAAGGTAGTGGATAGGTTGTCTGTCCTTTTGGCGCCGATAGTCTCTATTGGTTCCAACTAAACAGGAAGTCTGCAACTGAAAGGGATCTATTGGTGGAAGATCTCTATGGGAACGAAGATGCATCCAGTGGATTTGTGGATTATAGGATAAAACAAAGCAttgatttatatttgtattttgattaCTATATTGATTTATGTGGTGATGGTATGTTCATATAAGATTTACCTATATACTAGTGTCTGATGTCTGTTATTTGCTATATTGTTGTATGGTATTTTAATGTGGGCTGTGACTTgatagtgattggtgccctgcgtggtatccacactatttaagacagtATTAATACTATTAGTCCATCAAGGAATAGATTGCCCAAAAGAACACTCAACCAAGAGTAAATCAACTATATCCATGTAGGTGCAATTGCCAAGGATAATGAGTGATATAGGCTAGAACATAGTCattttaaaaattaatttttattacaagaaaataataaataaaaactaaATTGTAGAACAGGGCTAAAAATACCTCCTAAGGGAGGTATATACATCTACCACTTGTGTCTGGATCAGTTTCCCTCCCTTAGGAGGTATTTTTAGCCCTGTTCTACAATttggtttttatttattattttcttgtaataaaaattaatttttaaaatGACTATGTTCTAGCCTATATCACTCATTATCCTTGGCAATTGCACCTACATGGATATAGTTGATTTACTATTTAAGACAGCCTTGGACACCATTTTGTATTCTTGAAAATGACCAAtatgtggtcgaaacgtcgctttatCATGGCTGAATAAAGACCTTTTCTACTTGATTACTACACCCGGCTGGAGCACTGTTTCTTCTGACTTGGAGTACCTTGATtgcccaggagggttccctggacatggaacgggcgccccaataagtgagtgctgtcagccacttTTCTGTTGCATATAGTGACATGAGTTATGTCTAAATGAAACATCGCTGCACCTTTGTCAGTATGGGGAGATCCACTTTAATCTGGAGTCCACATTCTACAGCAAGACCATATTTCCTCTGCATGCTTCCTTTTTAGCCTCGAGATGGTAATTGGCGCCCACACCATGTATGTGAGAATGGGATGATGAAAATGGCTTACAATGTAATTCATGTGAAAACAATCCATGAATATATCTGTGATCAGGGAACTTAATCGCTTCTCCAGTTTCAAGTGCCAGGATTTTCAGCCCCGAGAAAATCCCAGAATATAATATTGACATGTTTGGTATGTCTAGCATGGTTATATGCTCAGAAACATTGCGGTCATATTACTCTATCAGGAGGTTCCTATAGGAAAATGTCTAACATTAATTAGAATTCTGTGCTC
This is a stretch of genomic DNA from Ranitomeya variabilis isolate aRanVar5 chromosome 6, aRanVar5.hap1, whole genome shotgun sequence. It encodes these proteins:
- the NDUFS6 gene encoding NADH dehydrogenase [ubiquinone] iron-sulfur protein 6, mitochondrial, translated to MAASWVALGRSCVRGVVGKGVCGAVCPGRQLGSAVSGEKVTHTGQVFDEGDYRRVRFVGKQKEVNEKFAINLIAEQPVNEAENRIVSCDGGGGALGHPKVYINLDKETKTGTCGYCGLQFKQKHHH